One Rhodoferax ferrireducens T118 DNA segment encodes these proteins:
- a CDS encoding GFA family protein: MSTPESTNYDGACTCGHVRYRMTTKPLFVHCCHCRWCQRESGASFALNAMIEADRVQLLQGAVEVVNTPSLSGKGQKISRCPQCRIAVWSNYAGAGDAVRFVRVGTLDEPDRLPPDIHIFTASKQPWVVLGPDTPAVEEYYEASQMWPADSLARRAQMPL, from the coding sequence ATGAGCACTCCAGAATCAACGAACTACGACGGCGCCTGCACTTGCGGCCACGTGCGCTACCGAATGACAACAAAGCCCCTGTTCGTCCATTGCTGTCATTGCCGCTGGTGCCAGCGCGAATCTGGCGCATCGTTCGCGTTGAATGCCATGATCGAAGCCGACCGCGTGCAATTGCTGCAAGGTGCGGTGGAGGTTGTCAACACACCGTCCCTCAGTGGCAAGGGTCAAAAGATATCGCGCTGCCCCCAATGCCGAATCGCCGTTTGGAGCAATTACGCCGGGGCCGGAGATGCTGTTCGCTTTGTTCGCGTCGGCACGCTCGATGAACCAGACCGTCTGCCACCCGACATCCACATTTTCACGGCATCCAAGCAGCCCTGGGTTGTGCTCGGGCCCGACACCCCGGCTGTTGAGGAATATTACGAAGCTTCACAGATGTGGCCGGCCGACAGTCTGGCGCGTCGCGCACAAATGCCCCTATGA
- a CDS encoding acyl-CoA dehydrogenase, whose translation MSYVAPLKDMLFNLKYLADIEQIAQLPGFEDAGFETAQAVLEEAAKFNEGVLAPLNWEGDKNPSSWKDGVVTATPGFKQAFRQFADGGWQGLQHPVDFGGQGLPKTIGAACGEMQNSANMSFALCPLLTDGAIEALLTAGSNELKATYLENLVSGKWTGTMNLTEPQAGSDLAAVRSRAEPLADGSYKVFGTKVFITWGEHDMAENIVHLVLARVTGAPEGVKGISLFVVPKFLVNKDGSLGARNDVQCVSIEHKMGIKASPTAVLQFGDHGGALGYLVGQENRGLEYMFIMMNAARFGVGVQGIAIAERSYQQAVTFAKDRVQSRPVDALAPANATIIYHPDVKRMLMTMRAYTEGCRAMATVAAAAYDAAHHHADAEVRKQNQAFYEFMVPLIKGYSTEMSLEVTSLGVQVHGGMGYIEETGAAQYYRDAKILTIYEGTTAIQANDLVGRKTARDGGQTAKALAAQIEATEGLLVKSGSADALAVAKRLKAARVAFVDVVNFVATNTKTRPSDVFAGSVPYLMLAGNLMAGWQLARALLMAQDEIAQGVDVSFMQAKIITARFYADHLLTKAPGMRDAIVDGCESVTALALDAF comes from the coding sequence ATGAGCTACGTTGCCCCCCTCAAAGACATGCTTTTCAATCTCAAGTATCTCGCCGATATTGAGCAGATCGCCCAGTTGCCAGGTTTTGAAGATGCTGGTTTTGAGACGGCGCAAGCCGTGCTGGAGGAAGCTGCCAAGTTCAACGAGGGGGTGCTTGCGCCGCTGAACTGGGAGGGTGACAAGAACCCTTCCAGCTGGAAAGATGGCGTGGTGACGGCAACACCCGGTTTCAAGCAAGCGTTTCGCCAGTTTGCTGACGGTGGTTGGCAGGGCTTGCAACACCCGGTCGATTTTGGTGGACAGGGGCTGCCCAAGACCATCGGCGCGGCCTGCGGCGAAATGCAAAACTCAGCCAACATGAGTTTTGCCCTGTGCCCGCTGCTGACTGACGGCGCGATTGAAGCGCTGCTGACGGCCGGTTCCAACGAACTGAAAGCTACCTACCTTGAAAACCTGGTCAGCGGCAAGTGGACCGGCACCATGAACCTGACCGAGCCACAGGCTGGCAGCGATCTGGCCGCCGTGCGTTCGCGCGCTGAGCCGCTGGCAGACGGCAGTTACAAGGTGTTTGGCACCAAGGTTTTCATCACCTGGGGTGAGCACGATATGGCCGAAAACATCGTCCATCTGGTGCTTGCCCGCGTCACTGGCGCACCGGAAGGCGTCAAGGGCATCAGCCTGTTCGTCGTGCCCAAATTCTTGGTGAACAAAGACGGCTCGCTGGGTGCACGCAACGATGTGCAATGCGTCAGCATCGAGCACAAGATGGGCATCAAGGCCAGTCCGACAGCCGTGCTGCAATTTGGTGACCATGGGGGTGCTTTGGGTTACCTGGTGGGTCAGGAGAACCGCGGCCTGGAATACATGTTCATCATGATGAACGCTGCCCGCTTTGGCGTCGGCGTGCAGGGCATCGCGATTGCCGAGCGCTCTTATCAACAAGCGGTGACCTTTGCCAAAGACCGGGTTCAAAGCCGTCCGGTCGATGCTCTGGCACCTGCCAACGCGACCATCATCTATCACCCCGATGTGAAGCGCATGCTGATGACGATGCGTGCCTACACCGAGGGCTGCCGCGCCATGGCGACGGTGGCAGCTGCGGCCTATGACGCGGCGCATCATCACGCAGACGCCGAGGTGCGCAAACAGAACCAGGCGTTCTATGAGTTCATGGTGCCGCTGATCAAGGGTTACAGCACCGAGATGAGCCTGGAGGTCACCTCGCTCGGCGTGCAGGTGCATGGCGGCATGGGTTATATCGAAGAAACCGGTGCAGCGCAGTACTACCGTGATGCCAAGATCCTGACCATCTACGAAGGCACCACCGCCATTCAGGCCAATGACCTGGTCGGGCGCAAGACCGCGCGTGATGGCGGCCAAACCGCCAAGGCGCTGGCCGCGCAGATTGAAGCGACGGAAGGCTTGCTGGTCAAGAGTGGCAGTGCCGATGCGCTGGCGGTCGCCAAACGTCTCAAGGCGGCGCGTGTGGCCTTTGTCGACGTGGTGAACTTTGTGGCGACCAACACCAAGACCCGGCCCAGTGATGTGTTTGCCGGCAGCGTGCCCTATCTGATGCTGGCCGGTAACCTGATGGCGGGCTGGCAGTTGGCGCGCGCGCTGCTGATGGCGCAGGACGAGATCGCCCAAGGGGTGGATGTGTCCTTCATGCAAGCCAAGATCATCACGGCGCGCTTCTATGCCGACCATTTGCTGACCAAGGCCCCTGGCATGCGCGACGCCATTGTGGACGGCTGCGAGAGCGTCACGGCGCTGGCCTTGGATGCGTTCTGA
- a CDS encoding rhodanese-related sulfurtransferase: protein MTEFLTAAFYKFVELPDFAQLKAPLLTCCEANDVKGTILLATEGINSTIAGPAVGVHAVLAYLRRDPRLADLQHKEAWSAKAPFYRMKVRLKREIVTMGVPGIDPNLVVGTYVKPQDWNALIGDPDVVVIDTRNDYEVGIGTFAGAVNPDIQSFAMLPQWLAQAPALHPATGKKPKVAMFCTGGIRCEKSTALLRAQGFDEVFHLEGGILKYLETIPPEQSLWQGQCFVFDERVSVGHGLIPGQHDLCRACRQPLDDADLASPLFEAGVSCPKCHAITRDIQKDGARERQRQWELAKARQQVHIGASPEPKAMPATAGR, encoded by the coding sequence ATGACTGAATTCCTGACCGCCGCCTTCTACAAGTTCGTCGAACTGCCCGATTTCGCGCAGCTCAAAGCACCGCTGCTCACCTGCTGCGAAGCCAACGACGTCAAAGGCACCATTTTGCTGGCGACTGAGGGCATCAACAGCACGATTGCCGGACCGGCGGTCGGCGTACACGCCGTGCTGGCCTATCTCAGGCGTGATCCGCGCCTGGCAGACCTGCAACATAAGGAAGCCTGGTCGGCCAAAGCACCGTTTTACCGGATGAAGGTGCGCCTCAAGCGCGAGATCGTCACCATGGGCGTGCCGGGCATCGACCCGAACCTTGTGGTTGGCACCTATGTCAAACCGCAAGACTGGAACGCATTGATTGGCGACCCCGATGTGGTGGTGATCGATACACGCAACGACTACGAAGTCGGCATCGGCACGTTTGCGGGTGCCGTCAACCCGGACATCCAGAGTTTTGCCATGCTGCCGCAATGGCTGGCACAAGCGCCCGCCTTGCACCCGGCCACCGGCAAGAAACCCAAAGTGGCCATGTTTTGCACCGGCGGCATCCGCTGCGAAAAGTCCACTGCCCTGTTGCGGGCGCAAGGCTTTGACGAGGTCTTCCACCTGGAAGGCGGCATCCTGAAATACCTGGAGACGATTCCCCCTGAGCAAAGCCTTTGGCAGGGCCAGTGTTTTGTGTTCGATGAACGGGTGTCGGTTGGCCACGGCCTGATACCTGGGCAGCACGATCTTTGCCGCGCCTGCCGGCAGCCTCTGGATGATGCTGACCTCGCATCACCGCTGTTTGAAGCGGGGGTGAGCTGCCCCAAATGCCATGCCATCACCCGCGACATTCAGAAAGACGGCGCCCGCGAACGCCAGCGCCAATGGGAGCTGGCCAAGGCACGTCAGCAAGTGCATATCGGCGCGAGCCCGGAACCGAAAGCCATGCCAGCTACGGCAGGCCGCTGA
- a CDS encoding NAD(P)H-dependent flavin oxidoreductase gives MSHLPAPLNRLPFPVIGSPLFIISNPKLVIAQCIAGVVGAMPALNARPAEQLEEWLIEITEALSAHNLAHPEQPAAPFAINQIVHKSNDRLEHDMALCVKYKVPIIITSLGAREDINAAAHSYGGVVLHDVINNKHAHKAIEKGADGLIAVAAGAGGHAGLKSPFALIQEIRQWFDGPLVLSGAIATGDAVLAAQAMGADFAYIGSAFISTEEARAAQEYKQAIVDSNSDDIVYSNLFTGVHGNYLAPSIRAAGLDPEHLPESDPSKMNFGGDKSRAWKDIWGCGQGIGAVTKVQRTADFVAQLKREYASARARLLAKNYA, from the coding sequence ATGTCCCACTTGCCCGCGCCCCTGAACCGCTTGCCGTTCCCCGTGATCGGCTCGCCCTTGTTCATCATCAGCAACCCCAAGCTGGTGATTGCCCAGTGCATCGCCGGTGTGGTCGGTGCCATGCCGGCGCTCAATGCGCGCCCGGCCGAGCAGTTGGAAGAATGGCTGATAGAAATCACCGAAGCGCTCTCTGCCCACAACCTGGCCCACCCGGAGCAGCCCGCCGCACCCTTTGCCATCAACCAGATCGTGCACAAGAGCAATGACCGCCTGGAGCATGACATGGCACTTTGCGTCAAGTACAAGGTGCCGATCATCATCACGTCCTTGGGCGCGCGCGAAGACATCAATGCGGCTGCCCACTCCTACGGCGGTGTGGTGCTGCATGACGTCATCAACAACAAGCATGCGCACAAGGCAATCGAGAAGGGCGCGGACGGTTTGATTGCAGTGGCGGCCGGTGCCGGTGGACATGCCGGTTTGAAGAGCCCGTTTGCGCTGATTCAGGAAATCCGCCAGTGGTTTGACGGCCCGCTGGTCTTGAGCGGCGCCATTGCCACCGGCGACGCCGTGCTGGCCGCGCAGGCCATGGGCGCGGACTTTGCCTATATCGGTTCCGCCTTCATCTCCACCGAAGAGGCACGGGCCGCACAAGAGTACAAGCAGGCCATTGTCGACAGCAACTCGGACGATATCGTCTACAGCAACCTGTTCACCGGTGTCCATGGCAACTACCTGGCGCCCAGTATCCGCGCCGCTGGCCTGGACCCCGAGCACCTGCCGGAAAGCGACCCCAGCAAGATGAATTTTGGCGGCGACAAGTCCAGAGCCTGGAAAGACATCTGGGGTTGCGGCCAGGGCATTGGCGCTGTCACCAAGGTTCAGCGTACCGCCGATTTTGTGGCCCAGCTCAAGCGCGAGTACGCCAGTGCGCGGGCGCGACTGCTGGCAAAAAACTATGCCTGA